Proteins encoded in a region of the Lepeophtheirus salmonis chromosome 6, UVic_Lsal_1.4, whole genome shotgun sequence genome:
- the LOC121120295 gene encoding FMRFamide receptor-like: protein MSQSYANTSSNLYMSSRNSSIEELRDICGVPNEALRASLEIWADGVTVSAIGIFGLVGNILSILTISTMNRLKLFYKLILTLAVFDLMFITCGGLLMVQQAFQFQSDIYNALFPHIIYPGSGFSMTGSTYTCLAITIERFCGICHPNSTKLNRRFRNYVFAIVCICILIDAPRFLEIEIEITEHGQSFKYSALRTNPMYIMTYTMWYRFFATAAIPFGLTLFFNTQVLIYCRKNNLQTQSNHERSLLIIFACITITFLVCHIPRVILNIYEFTLQRRETICHKKYMSKFNPPVIILIATSVEKILLILNSSANFVYYCFSGNRFRNQFCQIVKCTYMNKAIIVSQSDKNSNKLQNTSSSLRLSNKQRHSTRNHYQYNDDMDRIKRFTLSREDISGSTRDDTVHTEVAHVNGQNLDIALKEEQLKIFLGQHYDEILI, encoded by the exons ATGTCCCAAAGTTACGCTAATACAAGCAGTAATTTATACATGAGCAGCAGAAATTCATCTATAGAAGAATTAAGAGACATTTGTGGAGTTCCGAATGAAGCGCTCCGTGCTTCACTTGAAATTTGGGCAGATGGAGTAACTGTGAGTGCAATAGGGATTTTTGGTCTCGTTGGGAACATTCTCTCTATTCTCACGATATCCACTATGAATCGACTTAAATTATTCTACAAGTTGATTTTGACACTAGCCGTCTTTGACTTAATGTTCATCACTTGTGGGGGACTCCTTATGGTTCAACAAGCTTTTCAGTTTCAAAGTGATATCTATAATGCCTTATTTCCACATATAATATATCCTGGAAGTGGATTTTCCATGACAG GTTCAACCTATACCTGTTTGGCCATAACAATTGAACGTTTCTGCGGAATTTGTCACCcgaattcaacaaaattaaatagaagATTTCGTAACTACGTATTTGCAAttgtttgtatttgtattttaattgatgCTCCGCGATTTTTAGAAATTGAG ATTGAAATAACAGAGCATGGACAAAGTTTTAAATACTCTGCGCTACGTACAAATCCAATGTATATAATGACTTACACCATGTGGTATCGCTTTTTTGCTACTGCAGCCATTCCCTTTGGACTAACTCTCTTCTTTAATACTCAAGTACTCATCTACTGTCGGAAGAACAA CCTACAAACACAGTCAAATCACGAACGGAGCCTTTTGATTATTTTCGCCTGTATCACGATCACTTTTCTCGTCTGCCATATCCCACGTGTCATTCTAAACATCTATGAATTCACACTTCAAAGGAGAGAAACGATTTGTCACAAAAAGTACATGTCCAAATTCAATCCACCAGTCATTATTCTCATTGCTACATCTGTTgaaaaaatccttcttattCTCAACTCCTCGGCCAATTTTGTTTACTATTGCTTCTCGGGGAATCGATTTCGAAATCAGTTTTGTCAAATAGTCAA ATGTACTTATATGAATAAAGCCATCATAGTATCCCAATCAGACAAGAATAGtaacaaattacaaaatacgTCATCCTCTCTACGTTTATCAAACAAACAACGTCACTCCACAAGGAATCATTACCAATACAACGACGACATGGATCGGATCAAACGATTCACTCTATCTCGAGAAGATATATCGGGTTCTACAAGAGATGATACTGTCCACACAGAGGTTGCCCATGTAAATGGTCAAAATTTGGACATTGCTCTAAAGGAGGAGCAACTCAAGATTTTCCTGGGTCAACACTATGacgaaattttaatataa